Part of the Trypanosoma brucei brucei TREU927 chromosome 2, complete sequence genome, ccccctttgatATTGTGTGGTTGATCTACGTGAGTCTGAGGATACTTGGGATTTCAGTGCTGCCATTGTAAAAGTTTGGATTGTCAGCAGCTTTTAAATGAATGCTGAAAAAACAGAGGGTATGGTGGGTACGTGACATGCTGCAAACTTGTGTTTGTGACGGTAGGGAGAGTGGTGCACACTGACAGGTGACATCAACGTGTTCACATCAACTCTCCAACTCGATACGTTGCTCGCGTTGTGAAGGGATGCTTCTCACATGAAGTGACGGGGTAATTGTTAGACAAAAGGGAGGTGATGACTCCATTTCggtatgttttttcttttggacGCAAACTGATCAACCAATAAGAATGACACGCGCACATTCTTCTGAAGCAGAAGCTTCAGTGGCAAGTTGGTTTCCATCCCCCAATGATAGAATGGGGCGCCCTCCGAAGACAcactgctgtttttttaaacagtATGCCGATCTAAGCGCGCACTGCAGGTACATGATGTGCTGAATAAAGGTTCAAGTTTcattagaaaaaaagatcaaTACTAGCAAAAAAAGTGGCTTCAGCAACGCTGACAACTATGATGTTTTAGAAAGCAGCGGCATGGTCGGTGAAACGGACTACAGCGCACGACACGTAGATGCGTGGAAAAGGTAAGACCGGAAATTAGTCGTTTTCTGTTAAAACACCCCCCTTTTGTGTGTTAGCAGCGGACGCAAAACCATCTATTCGGGTGCGAGACGTAGTGAGCCGACAAACAGGTTTCCACTCGGTATGCCCCAAGAgcaggatttttttttcgatttcTTACAAGAAACTCCCACAATGAGACATGCCGCGTGCCGTTAGCTGCTGATAAGAATTGTATTAATCCCGATTAGAATTCTGGATCTGCTGTATGAGAGTCCGAATCGTGTTCTCCAGTATCTCACGTGTTAATGAGAGAGAGATTTGTATACCGGAACCCTATGAATATATGTGTgaatgtgtatgtgtgtattaatGTGCTACAGCAGTGTACAAACCTATGGAAGTCTCATGGTGAAAATGTGAACGGACAAGAACAGACACCGgtggtgttgttgctgcttcctGCATCAATACATCTTTGACTTGACCTAACAGGAGACGGACACTGGAAAGTTGGAGCATGCTGTGGAATCGTAAGGGGCTTTGCACCGCAGCGGAAGAACACATGAAAGGGTCCGATGTATTATATTTCATACAAAAACCTACGGATTTTTTTTGGAGGATATGCTGTGACACCCTTTCTaaggtgaggaggaggaggaagtagTAGCAACAAGCGGCACAACACCAGCACGCGCAGGAACCAGTTATCACTCATTTTTATGTATTATTACTTGCGTATGACCGCACTGACCAGCCGCTGAGGAAAGACTGTTGCAAAGTGTTCGATAACTTTGGTTTCCTTGTGAGGTGAATGAGACATTATTTGCTTTGCCTACCATTCGAAAGCAAAATAATGTTTAGGTGAGTGTATGCATGCACCGTGGCATCCCAGCTTCTGATATCGTCTCCTTGCCTATCTGTACCAAACGTCGACGCACGTGAAACCACCGCTGAAGGGGGATACGGGTGATCTACATTAAGGTGATGATGAAACGACTCTCCCCCCGTGCAGTTGCTGTTCTCGGGGAGTGGCGCTGGTAATGTATTCGATAGAATCTATTTATCAGAAACCGATGCGTTGCCAACCATAAACACTCAGCGCTCCCCcaaaaagagggagtgaAGTCGGCAAGAATCTCAGTGTTGTTGCCTTGGGGTGAAGCCATTAGAATAATCAACCCTAACCCTCATGCTCTCCAAATCTGGGGGATGAGGTGTGTGGTTGAAAAGGGATTCTAGCTGACTGGATGCACAAAGTCATGTTGTTCCACCAAATGTAACGAACACACGCGCACTCGTTCATTTATTTGCTAACAGCATCTAATAGGTCTTTTAGTACATACAAAGTCTTCAGGCAGTTCGATTTAGACATATATGTACATGTTGCGCACTTACCAGTTTGTAAAGAGTGGGCTGCCACCAATTTTGAAAGATTGTTGACTCTTAAAACCAAAGACTGGGAAGTGTTGTTCCACTACTTGACAAGTCTGACACCGCACTCGTAGGACGATAGTGTCTTTTTTAACACTGCGAGGTAGCAGCATCGTTACCTTGTGGTTGCCCTCGGCTTTTGTTAAATGCATTTCCAGTGTTTGTGCACCGGCGTTGCCACGCGAAGGGTTTACCTTCTCGTGTTTATGTCAATACTTGCGTTGGAATCGGGTGCTAACTGTTGTGCGAGACTAACTGCCACCCCCCCCAAAGAAAAGTACATATATTTGCGCTTTCGTTGCTCCTTCATTCAAGTCATCCGGTCAAAGGACAACCCATAAGTTCACTGCTGTAGAATTAGTTCCTACCGCACACATGTTGTCGCGCACCTTTTTTGCAGCTCAGAGGAAGATACCGTTCTATCCTGTCAATCCAAGCAACCCACTTGTGTATTTTGATATTTCCATTGGCTCCCAGAAGGCTGGAAGGGTAGAAATGGAGCTCTTCAAGGATGTGGTACCGAAAACGGCGGAGAATTTCCGTGCATTATGTACAGGTGAAAAGGGCCTGGGACGATCTGGCAAGGCATTGTCGTACAAGGGAAGCAAGTTCCATCGCGTCATCCCTCAGTTCATGTGTCAGGGAGGAGACTTCACGAGCGGTAACGGTACGGGTGGAGAGTCAATATACGGATTGAAATTTCCCGATGAGTCCTTCGCGGGCCGCGCTGGGAAGCACTTTGGTCCCGGGACGCTCTCCATGGCAAATGCAGGCCGCAACACAAATGGATCGCAATTCTTCATCTGCACAGCTGCAACTCCCTGGTTGGATGGGAAACATGTTGTTTTTGGACAAGTAACGAAGGGATACGAAGTCATTGAGAAGGTTGAAACCAACGGCAGCCAGTCAGGTGCCACACGTCAGCCCATCACCATCATGGATTGTGGCCAAATTGAACAGGGATAAGGGCATTCTCAGGAAGTTAACAACGGCTGTTACGGTTGTGGTAACTGTGTTAAAAAGTACGCgagcttttttgtttttttttcacttagGACTGTGATCAAGTTCGATTGTGTGTTGCctcgttatttccttccccatCTGCGCAGGTTCCTTCGCCTTGCATGTGGCAGCGCACCTCTGACCTCCTGGTGTTTCCAGTGGCTGGTTTCCTGCGGGAGTTTCAATGCACCTCTCAATCTCTTTCTCctacctccctttttctttaacccAGTAGCATTAGTTTAAATAATGAATATAATATCGGTCTGTCGTGCCTATCACTTGTGGCACTACTGAAACAACACTCACTTCCTActtcgggggggggggggttctGCTCCTCCACCACGTGAGTCACCGTGAGCGGTAAACCCGTAATTTGCTGCGCGACTTCGGTGTGTGGTTTCGGTGCGTTAACATGTAACAGTAACATGCTAGTGAGTTAGAGTCGGAGGATACCCATTCCTTTGCTTACACATGGATGACACGTTGTGGGGAAAGTTAGGCATGCATTCGTGGTAGGATTACGTCAGTCACTTCTTCCTGCAGTAAAGCTGTAGTCCCCGGAGAAAAGGGGTACGTATTGTTTGGGGGTGCGTTTGTGTGTCATTCCGTGAGTTGGGGCGATGCAGTTGTGCGGTCTTGCAGTCAATACTGGTTTGTTGAGGTTTGCCCTCCTCATgaattgttgttttgtattcTGTTTACAGTTGACGACTGCAGGCCAGCCGTTTGTTGATGGCATGCGCACTACCCAAATGGGGGTACAACTGAgaattgctgctgcagcgtctCACTTTAACGCTGGTGTTGCCTGACCTTATCGACCGCGTTAatacctttgtttttcttttacaacCTACTGCACCACAAGTTTAGTTTGCGAAGTGTTTCTTTCTACGAGTTATGCTTGTCGGGGTGCTTGTTTTGTACATCCTGTGCGCACCGCTCGCTGCTGTCGGAAGCATTGCAAAGTACAGTAAGACTGTCGTGACCAAAAGGCGGCTGAGAGGCGACGATGACACGTGGACGCGATATAAACCCACACCACCAGGGGCGCAACGTCTATTTGATAGTTTAGATGAAAATACGCCCCTTCCCAAACTTCCCATTAAAACTCCGTTCTTCAGTTACGACAGTGTCGAATGGTACGTTTCTCCTTATGGGTTCCTCACCCTCACGGCGGTTCCCATGTGCAACTCGTTCTGCAGGGAGGGTTTGGATTCACCACTCACTGGCAGCTATCGGTTTGCCCGAAGGAATATTTCTGAGGGCGGTGACTGGCCGTTAATTGGGCTATTTGTTGCTGACCTTGATGTAACGAATTTGGCAGGGGATGCAGGCGTATACTATTACACACTGGATGGTGAAGAAAACCCCACGAAGGTGATCGTGGAATATAGAGACATCCCCGTCCTGAATTGCCATGCTGACGGCAACGAACTACTGACCGCACAGGTTGAAATTTCAACCGATGGAGTTATTGTAGCACGCTATGAAAAGGTTCCAAGATGCCGAGGCTCCGTGGGCATCGTGTTGTCGAAGAGCCAGCGAGATATCGTACAGTTTAGGCAACGCGAAATGGGTCTCGTCGCGGTACAGTATACTCCCGTTCCTGATACCTGTGGAGAGCGGAACGAAGGATCATGTTCTGAGACGTGTACGTGGTGTGCAGCAACAAGTAGCTGCATGTCGGCGCCACTTGCAGGTGAAATATGCCCGAGAGTGTCTTCGAATAGTTCGTTAAATCATAACCACTATTACACCGTTACCGCAAAGACGGAATCAGGGAGCACCCAAGGAGGCCAGTCAGGGGGTGAGCCACTGGATACCACCGGTAGCAGTGTGAAAGTTCCCCTTCGTTTTgagtttcctttcttcacaaAGGGTGTGGGGAAGCACAAAATAAatagtgtgtatatactctCATCTGGAGTTGTTTCGCTACTCTCCAACAAGCAAGACTGTGGTCCACTGAAGAATGTGTGCAGCAACGGAAATTACAGCTATGCCATCATGCCATTTGTTACGTCTCAAACATGGGGCAATTCAAACGCGGTGGTTTTGAGAAGAGAAAGCGAATCCATTACCATTTTCATAACGACTAGATCCTTCGGTGAGCTATACCACACGTACACGTATTGGTTGCGCCTTGAAAAGAGCGGTGCTATCACGTTTCACTATCTGGCGTCTACTGTAGCAGGGTCGAGAGAAGCTTTGAGTGGGTTTTTCGCGTTCCCCCCACCGATGATTGGAGTCGCTCGTTACGGTATGGGCGATAATGCAAGCATGATCGTTCCTTCCGCAGTGGCACGTCCAGGCACCACTGTGCGCTTCGAACCCCGGAATGAGCACGACGACTGTGGAATCAACGGGAGGTATGAAAATGgagggtgtgtgtgttcagAAGGATTCCAAGGTAACTTCTGCGATGATTGCACTTCAGGTCATTATGGACCCAGGTGTACCAAATGCCCCAACTGCCAGAATGGGGGTGTATGCGACAGTGGCCGAGGTGGATCGGGCCGTTGCAAGTGCGCATCCTCTTTTGGTGGGAAAAACTGCGAAAAGAATTGCGGGAACAAGGGTTGCGTGAACTGCAATTCTGTGGGGGGCTACTGTGACTGCGGCGTCTGCCGCTGCCATGAGGATAGTGGATGGAGTGGTCCGGACTGTACCACCTTTGAAGATCCGTGCCTGAAATTCTCCCTTCAGGGTTGCGATGCCTGCATGAGTCAAGAAGAACACGGCTGTGCGTTTTGTGCTGATGGCGCGTGCTATTCTACGAAATTGGAGGGAACCTCGCTTAGCCATGCGTGTTCTTACAAGGCTGAGACCCGTGATGCTCCAATCTGTCAAAAAGTCCTGCAGATTGCGCAGTCCGGCACTGACTTTGGctatataatatttttcgTCTTATGCTTGAGCGCTATTTCACTCGCTGTCATCATATCCCTTCTATCGCGCTACCTGATGTATGCGCGGAGAGTGGTTAATGTCCACGTTGCCGCAGCTGCGGGAGGCGCTCCCGACTACGTTCCTGTTCGACGGGAGCGAGAAGTTGTGCAGGCTGGTTTTGTACCAGTGAACTTACCCAAGGGTAAAAAGTACGTTTTGGGTGTCCCACTGAAGCAGATATCGCTTCACAAACTGTATAAGGAACAGCAGAATGAAGGGTTCCCTAACAAGGAATGACATCCACCCCTGGGTGCGCCGTTCCCAGAAGATGCTGAGGGCAGCGGTTCCCCACCAAAATCAGCTATATAAATTTCCCGCTGTGTAAGCGGCGCCCTCCCTATTGCCATATATTAAATTAATCTTGCTTTTGCGATGTGACAGCAACAGCTGATGTCGCGTGAGGCCCCAGCGTGGAAGAGAGAGTTGAACAACTTATCACTTAGAGGGGTGCCTTAGGTCTTGGAATCGGCGTATGGGATCGGCTAGCATATAAAAAGCCACTTGAATaccctgtgtgtgtgtttggtggTTATCACTTGGAGTCGTTGCTATGACCCCGGCGTTGGAAGTAGTTGCCTTCTTCCCGTTTGTATTATTGGCATAATGTTGTATATAGCGTTAAGGAAGATAGTACAGAAGCGACTGTGGTCTGAGTGGTGTCCGATGTAACTTTGGACGTCCGTGGTACCGACCCTTGCACACATCCAGTTGTCTGCGTATAACTGTGTGTCAAAGGGTTGCGGCACCCGGCTGCGCCTTGCTCCTGTGCACTTTCCGTAGTTTTATTCGGTTTGTCAGGAAAAATGATTGACGGAGGGGCTGCACCGCGGCCGGATAACCATCACATTCAATGTGAGTCTCCCACACAACTTCTCAGGACAACTCAGAAGGCCCATTCCATAAGGTGGCATTTGTCTAAGATCAGCGCGTATAACCGAATCACAGGAGGTTATGAATCGAGTGATTTTGAGTCACTTGGTTTTCTGGTCACGGTCGTGACGTCAGCTTGTTCTGCTCTGGCGGTCTTAGGAAATGAACTAGCCCTAAAGCGTCGTGCCTGCTGTGGGATGCATATCGCACCCCCGCAAGTTCCCACGCCGCAGATACGTTAAGATCTATTTTACGAGGGTATTCAGTTTGCTGAGCGGTGGTGGCTACTGCGATTGTGGCCAAGTCTGCATGACCTCCGGGGAGCTTCGATAACAGCAGGACCGTGCCTGGCGGACAGCGTCTCGAGCACCTTCTGAAGGGGCCTTGTCAAATTCCTAAAACAGGGATATGTGAGTTGGGTTGTTTCTTATTAATGTGGCGGCCGCCGTTTCTTGCCGTGACAGGGTTTTGATGGGATTCTGTTTTCCGATGGAAAGGAGCATTACCGTTGCTGGCTCATAGGTGCAGTGACTCACCAAAACGAATAGGTACGACTAAAGGAGGCGAAGCGGGAAGGCTGAATGTCGTTGACATTTTTTTGAGTTCCAGTACTTGGTGGCGTCAGAGTCTTTGAGTTTCCCCGTTTGGAGGAAAATGTGAGCACTGTGGCAGTGTGTCAAGTTAGGTGGCGAATTTTCTTAGCATTTCCGACTCCTTTGTGTGTAAATGATGCTTTAGGTGTGGAAAGGAGTGTATGCCTCTTCAACGCTCGGTGTTGTTGGCGACAACATTGGAGGTTGAACTGCAAGGGTCATACATACAGTGAAGCTTTGCCACCAATGGAGCCATCAGTGCCGCAGTGCCGCGCTGTTTGCCCGCACCCCCTTGGGTATGAGGTTTGTGCAAAAGTGCAGGTGGATGCGGCTCgcgtaagaaaaaaacagccaTGCACCTTTCCTATCAGACGAAAACAAAGGGTGTAACCTCAGATACCGTGGATAGAGTAATATGAAGGGGAACTCACGAGGCTGCGTTAGTACTTTTGTTGCATGGTACCTTCTACCGTAACCCCAACTTTGTCTTGCTGTGATTTCTCCGCTTCTAATCCTGACAAGGCCCGTACATTGAAATATAGGAAATATGGACAGCAACGTCACTTACGCCGCACAACTTGAGAGCGCTGCAGAGGAGGTAGCCGAGGCGAAACAGTACCTCATAAAACTTGACAGGAGGCAGCACCAACTGAAGGAGGCGAGTCGAGCCCTAAAGAAAACACCAGTGTTGGGCGACGTTTGGCTGCTGTGCAGTGGGGGCGTCTTTGTGCGTTCTGAGTTGAAATACGAAGACACTCTGCGTTACTTGTCGTGGAAAATGGGCGCTGGTGAGCGAGACATTGAGGATTGTCGTGACGCTCTTAAGAGGAAGGTGGCATACTTGGCGGAGCTGGAGGGCCCCGATAACGCAATAGCAAAGCTGTACGAGGGCTTTGAACTGACCCCAGTGAATTAGTACCAATACGTTGCCTCCTTTTGAGACTTTTAAATTCCCTTATACACAACAAAATTGAGTAAGGGTATGCCTTGCGAACGTGCGTATTCCCGTGTTGCATTCAGGATTTTTCCTTGAGAGCGTCATCCAATCTTCTTTGCTCAATTCTCCCCGTAGCAACTCAAAGGGCCCATGAACACGGAGGACTCCTCCCTGTTTACCCTAAAATTTCTTTCTGTTAGGGCGGTTATTCATAGTTTGAGGTATCTTTGTTCGCGGGACGCTAGCGTGAGGTTTGTTGTGTCCGTCGCCGGAGGTTCGCCAGAGGTACGCTTGACAAGGGTGGGAGTTCCAGACTACAGTTACACCGAAGTTGTTCTGAGAGCTGGAGACGCAGggaagaagtggaaagagGTTCAGCTCCACGACTCTAATGACGAAGATGTATTCTCATTTGTGATTCATGGACCGCTGCTTCTTCGCACCCTCCAGATGTTCGAACGGAGCAAACCCGTAAAGCTGGGGTTGTGCAGCGACTTGACAAGTATCTTTTTGTACTCCGATGGGTACGAACGCTGGGTGCGGCTTGGTGTTTTCCACGACCTTGGACCGATGCTCAACGTCAGGCAGCCAATATCCGCTTTACATCGCGTCGCCGACCTTCAAGCGTTCTGCCATATTGCGCGGTTTGTTAGGAATTCTCAGGATGGCACATGCGTTGTGGTTCTGGGTTTCGATAACATGAACTCCTTTATAGAGCTAAGGACAACAGAGGCTATGGTGTCCGTCCTTCTTGATGGTGAGACTCTTCGGCGCCGTTATGAGGGCAGGGcggggaaagaggaagtgaCTGCGTTTGCTGAATATGCATCCCGTGTGGCCGATGATGCCGTTCTTAGCGTTGGTTTTGGCACGGATGGATTGGCCGTGTTTCAGCTGAAATGGGGCGGCCCTCCGGCGCATTGTGAGGAATCATCTgcgtatttgtatttttgtgctATCTGAGTAACTTGCGCATGTAAATGTTCTTCCATTTGAGTTAGATGAAAATGCTTAAAGTAGTGTAAACATACTCGTATTCATgactttcccctttcctctatCTTTTTGAATGACCCCTAAGTGAAAATGTCTCTAGGGAGTGCGCTTGCGCCAACCCACAATGTATTGGTATGCCATTCGCCAGAGCTACCGCCGCAGCAAGTGCGTTGTGTAGCTGAATGCTACGGTGTAGTGTTGGATATTTCCTCGTACCACCTCGTTGACAACACCGATCTTGTTAGCATCGTACAATATCGCGATCCAGAGAGCGTCGTGCTGTGCTACGAGTCTCTGAAAGCTCACATGTCGCAAAAGGGGTCTCCAGTCAAGAAGGTTGCCTGGGTCCATGCGAAGGCCACATCAGAGATATTACATAAGTCGTATATTCGGTGCCCGTATAAGGAGGAAGATACAGCTCCGACCAACCATGCACACGGGTTTTTAGTGGCCTACCTTGGCGAGTTGGAAGACACCGTTCGCTCTCAGTTTCTTTGCTCGGTGAAAGCCGACACAAATGCGGTGGACTTCTTCGTGGATACAGAATATAAAGGGAGGTGTTTTCTCCACTATCCTACTGTTGAGGCAGCTGAGGAGACACGTCGCGGCTTTTCCATGTGTCATCCCAGCTTGAGGAGGGCAATCCACCACTGTGACGAGGCTGATTATTTTAATGcgaggaagaaacaactgcAAGTGGACAgatgacgtttttttttgatcatTGCCCAGAATTTGCTACTCTGGCGGTGAGTTTAGTTTGacacatttttattttagcACTGTGGGTGGTAGTCTGGTCCTTTCTGTTGGTACTATTActgggagggggaagggggctAGCGGTGATGAACATTGGGTTCTATATTTATCGACCCTATCAAGCAATACGCGTAATGCGGCACAAGAGCAAGTCGTTAGCCAcactgtttgttttctccactATTTCGCGGACGTCGCAGGTCGCCGGCagcagctttttttttttttggcttctGGTGGATATTACCGCTTGCGCGGTgtcctttgtgtttttttcgttgatGGTTTTCGACGCTGTTAGCTGCGGTGCTGCAGGTGCTACCTGTCTTTCCCCCACCTGAACCATTACACATCCAGTGGTTTATGAGCGCTTTACTTGGGTGCATTTGTACACGTTAGTTCGGGCTCATGTGTGAGTTAGGTGGGAATATTCTTTGCATTCAAGAACCCACACAACCCGTTTGAGACTTTGACCCCGAAATTCTTGTTTAACGTCGTTTCGTGACATGTTCTCTTTGGCAGCTCGTAGCTTGAGGATTTCATTGCGTATCGGAGGAGATGTCCCCGTGGTTCCCATAATTTCACTTTTGTCAAAGAAAAGGTGTTTCACCACCTAAAACATCATATTTGCCATTATTGGATCTGCCTCAGCGTTGGTATGGTTTCAATACCGCAACCCCACGTGAGGAGACGAGATTTCTGGGCGGTGATTTTATTGATGCCAGGGCTGGCCCGCCTCCTCGACCCGCTCCGTTTCTACCAGATTGGTAAAGGCTAGAAGTGGTTTTATTATAAGGGGGACAGTATCAggggtttttcttttcttttacaaaCAGCATATAACTACACTATGACCGTTATAGATGTCACTTTAACCCGTCGAGCCGCAACATAAGTGGTCCAGTGGGAGTTTGTTAGCCTCTTTGCACGATTGCTTTTGTGGTGAGAGTAGCGAATTCGTTGCACACCTTCTGCCCCCTCAAATGTTTTTGTAAAAGTGCGTAGGAACGTATAGTAGGATCAGTCAGTTCTTGTCTTCACTAATAATTATCCATGTGAGTTATCACCTTATGTGTGTATTCTGTGTTTAGAGAGCTTGCAAAAGGTCCACGTTTTCTTGGATCAGACCATATGGCCGAGTTGAACGGCCCTTTTTATATCAGGGTTTCGTGTTTAAATACCCCTGTTTGTGCTGTAGGCATTAGTGCCGTCGCTTGACGGCATCCCCTAGTGCAATTATTGTAAATGCTGTTTACCATTTCTCAGAGAGAACGACAGAACCAAAGTCAAGATAGtccctttacttttactCACTCATCTGACCGTGAGTGATAAAGTTTCCCGTGTCTCTATTGTGCAATGAATCCTCGCAATGCTTCACGGCATGATTTGTGGGAGTCTCACCCGAAATGTTGCGACCTGTGAGTGGCCCCCGTAATCTGCGGTTTTCTGTTCAACGGGAGTGTAACTAATCCCAACGTTGTgtggttttatttattttttacatcTCTTTTTAACCCTCCGCTGCTTTCTGCAGAAGATGCACTCGGGACTCGTTTAGTTTGGTCTAAccacctttctttctcttttttactttgttcccCTTTACttacttttgtttgattgtaTCGGCTACAGATGGTGACACCTCCTCTCAATGTATTTAGCGGGAGTGCGGTGCtaccttctttttgatgATGACTGGTACTTACACACATGGTAGCTGGCCATAGGCTTGTTGTTAGGGTGTAATTTCCATGACGAGCGGCTATTGTTAAATTCACCTTCctgtccattttttttctcatcaatTCACTCAACTGTtggctttctttcctttttgcaaAATCCGTTGTGTGTACAGACTCACTCCCACACTTCTTatgttctttccctttttctttccttattttctcttattttcccttGTTATCTTTTGCATTTTAAGTTATCGAAATGAGTATTCTGTGGCTTACTTGTATCGTTGTAGTTGCAACAAATGTTGCTTCTGGTCGTGCTGCTATAGTGGGATATGAGACTGAGATTGTGCGTGCAGGTGATTTTAGCAAAGGTTCGTACCATTGGGCAAAATACATCGAAGGAACCGGACCGAATACCCGTCGCATATCTTCCTTTCGTGATGGAATTGTACACCATGAGGAACTCGGCTTCATGTCACCATTTTTTAGCAGTGATAACATAAGTTGGCATGTTTCACCATTTGGATTCCTAACGTCTCTATCGTTTCCCCCATGTTCATCATCTTGTGTGAGAACCACACTTCGCTCACTGCGTAAACAAAGTGAGCAACCCAAGAGCAGTGACCGTTTCTTGCCAATGATCGGAGTGTACGTTGCAGATTTTAGTCCTTTCACTAAAGTGTTTACTTTTAAAACGCGGTACCCAAACGATGAACGCGCAGAGAGTGGGGGATGCCACATAGTGGAATATAGAAGTATGCTGATGCATGGTTGCAGCTCCAGCGAAAAGAGTAGACTGAAAGCACAGGTGGAGGTTTGCTCTGACGGATTGATAGTGATGCGTTACAGAGAGGTGCCGAAGTGTGGTCCTGTTTCTGTGGGCATTGCATTGTCTGCAAGAGAGCAAAACTTTACATTTATCGACTCAGACCTTGAGGATATTGTTGCCATACGTTACAGCCCCGTCCACGACAACTGCAGTAAGTTCAGTACTAACCGAAGTTGCAATGATATGCACGGAAGGTGTAAGTGGCATGAGACTACGGACGAATGCGTGGATGAATCAGTCGCAAAAAGTAGATCTCCCCGCCGGACGCGCAGTGAATCAATACCAGCATCTAATGAATACTACGATCTAAAAGTCTCGCGCAGTTCCCGCAATGTAGACTACGACGACCTCCAGAAGCACTTCAAATTGCTTACAGTGGGAAAAGTTGTTGGACTTGACCTAGGGTTTAGTTTCCCATTCTTTGCTAGGGATCAGCCGAATCTCCGCACGAATAGGGTGTACATACACTCATCTGGTGtaatttcacttttttctgaGAAGCAAAACTGCAAGCCAGTCCGAAACATGTGCCCTAATGGAGATTACAGCTTTGCCATTATGCCGTTTGTCACACCGCAGACTTGGGCGAGTAGAACGTCGGTTGAATACAGTCCACTTGGAAAACGGGTAAAGGGGGATCCATTCTGTAATGATTCCCACTGTCTGGAGGGAATTGCCATTCGTGTATCAAGCCGGACGTACGACTTGTCCCTTCACAAATATCAACATATTGTATACCTTGACCAAAGTGGCGCCATCGAGTTTCGATACAGTGAAGGTATTGAAACCTTTTTAGTGTTGACTGGTAAGGAGTTTTCTGCTGTTCCGCCACCATACATTGGAATATCTCGGTCCGGTATAAATGATAAAAACACCATTATTGTTCCTCCATCCCTTATAGGTGAGGACAAGCAGGTTCGTTTTGACACCTCACAGAGCTGCAGCCACTGTGGAGCCAATGGACGATGCGTCTCTCCAACAGGGAAATGTGAATGTTTTGAAGGGCATATTGGGAAGTTCTGTGAGGAGTG contains:
- a CDS encoding cyclophilin-type peptidyl-prolyl cis-trans isomerase, putative, with product MLSRTFFAAQRKIPFYPVNPSNPLVYFDISIGSQKAGRVEMELFKDVVPKTAENFRALCTGEKGLGRSGKALSYKGSKFHRVIPQFMCQGGDFTSGNGTGGESIYGLKFPDESFAGRAGKHFGPGTLSMANAGRNTNGSQFFICTAATPWLDGKHVVFGQVTKGYEVIEKVETNGSQSGATRQPITIMDCGQIEQG